A genomic window from Salvelinus sp. IW2-2015 linkage group LG13, ASM291031v2, whole genome shotgun sequence includes:
- the tmem187 gene encoding transmembrane protein 187, whose protein sequence is MKSALLHVLVPFCVCVVLANTGLFNSVLVDISYDHYAEKTVDYLPCYLAMPFNSLVNLGYIFMGIYWLLQRTNGKRDTRADYVKDMFALMAIAYAPVQWVRLATLLRAPAVLDQWFTLPIFAWVLVWCDFIEHGWRPRYALTVELCSILSYGLSLVHDQGFEVALGCHVAFAVIKGVGVNRNHGDCHSRRYLGLAVLSCSGFVLLKLLDHTLARYRPFQHLTGHFWSKVCDVLQFHYSFCFLTRFTSIAPKRTE, encoded by the coding sequence ATGAAGTCTGCATTGTTACACGTTTTagttcccttttgtgtttgtgtcgTTTTGGCGAACACTGGTCTATTCAACAGCGTTTTAGTCGACATAAGCTATGATCACTACGCCGAGAAGACAGTTGACTACCTACCCTGTTACCTGGCAATGCCATTCAACTCCTTGGTCAATTTGGGATACATTTTCATGGGCATTTACTGGCTACTTCAACGGACGAACGGTAAAAGAGACACTAGGGCAGATTACGTCAAAGACATGTTCGCACTCATGGCCATTGCCTACGCACCTGTGCAGTGGGTGCGCCTCGCGACTCTCCTTCGTGCGCCCGCTGTTTTGGACCAGTGGTTCACGCTTCCCATCTTCGCGTGGGTGCTGGTGTGGTGCGATTTTATCGAGCACGGTTGGCGGCCACGGTACGCGTTAACGGTCGAGTTGTGCTCCATTCTCAGCTATGGCCTTTCGCTGGTGCACGACCAAGGGTTCGAGGTGGCCCTCGGATGTCATGTGGCCTTCGCGGTCATCAAAGGTGTAGGGGTAAACCGTAACCATGGGGACTGCCATTCCCGGAGATACCTGGGTCTTGCGGTACTGTCCTGCAGTGGTTTCGTGTTGCTGAAACTGTTGGATCACACCCTGGCCCGATACCGACCGTTCCAACATCTCACTGGACACTTCTGGTCCAAAGTGTGTGACGTTCTGCAGTTCCACTACAGTTTCTGCTTTCTCACGCGCTTCACAAGCATAGCACCAAAACGMACTGAATAG
- the LOC111971640 gene encoding melanopsin, whose protein sequence is MRYKREEATTLKXISVNSIVNDWANSSTSVVLEQSWTRVERSVLVAVLSVEMVLGVIGNCLVLLVKIMCRDQFPCRYWVPFVSLTLSDLGSSLLIISGSLLAMLTKGQRSPWCEVVSLLKFAFITSSIGSIAILCVQRAKGVASTGRGASVVVALACLASWLTGVVFGSIPVVYNWIRYDPAEMLCAVFWESSYSDMLVYILCAFSICIFLPFLLILFCSLFTAACCXRNCDSDPDDLSSVTPLIVAFYLFCYTPFAVSELILLGKLDLSPAPDWLRTLSSVMSYLDFGLNSIYCANQDFREAGLALFWTSRKLLFSEPVLTSMTKLEL, encoded by the exons ATGCGATACAAGAGAGAAGAAGCTACTACACTAAAATTKATATCTGTTAACAGCATAG TGAACGATTGGGCCAACAGCAGCACATCGGTAGTGTTGGAGCAGTCCTGGACAAGGGTTGAGAGGTCAGTGCTGGTGGCAGTTCTGAGCGTGGAGATGGTGCTGGGGGTCATTGGGAACTGTCTGGTACTACTGGTAAAAATCATG TGTAGGGATCAGTTTCCCTGTAGATACTGGGTCCCCTTCGTCAGTCTGACCCTCTCCGACCTTGGCTCCTCCCTGCTCATCATCTCTGGCTCCCTATTGGCTATGTTGACTAAGGGTCAGAGGTCACCATGGTGCGAGGTCGTCAGCTTGCTCAAATTCGCCTTCATCACTTCCTCTATTGGAAGCATAG cGATTCTCTGCGTACAGCGAGCCAAGGGCGTGGCCTCCACAGGAAGAGGCGCCTCTGTTGTTGTGGCTCTGGCTTGCCTGGCTTCCTGGTTGACAGGGGTGGTGTTTGGGAGCATCCCTGTGGTCTACAACTGGATCAG GTACGACCCTGCAGAGATGCTGTGTGCAGTGTTCTGGGAGAGCAGTTACTCTGACATGCTGGTCTATATCCTCTGTGCTTTCTCCATCTGCAtattcctccccttcctcctcatcctcttctgctctctcttcacCGCTGCTTGCTGCYGGAGGAACTGCGACAG TGACCCAGATGacctctcctctgtcactcctCTGATTGTGGCCTTCTACCTGTTCTGCTACACTCCCTTCGCTGTGTCTGAg CTGATTCTTCTTGGAAAACTGGACCTATCCCCTGCACCTGATTGGCTGAGAACCCTGTCGTCGGTTATGTCCTACCTAGACTTCGGATTGAACTCCATCTACTGTGCCAATCAGGACTTCCGGGAGGCGGGActtgctctgttctggaccagtaGGAAGTTATTATTCTCTGAGCCTGTGCTGACAAGCATGACAAAGTTGGAATTGTAA